In the Pontibacillus sp. HMF3514 genome, AAGTGTAGTAATGACAGCACCCGTTCTTTGTTCTTTCATAAATGTAAGTTCATTATCTTCATGAGGAACATTTGTCACTTCGATAGCTTGATCTATATGCAGATCACGTGCTTTGCCTTCTCCATCAATTCGATCAAAATCATAAACACGATATGTCGTATCAGAGCTTTGCTGTGTCTCTAAGACAAGCGTACCTTCACATATTGCATGAATTGTACCACTTGGCACATAAAAGAAGTCACCTGGATTGATATGTACTTTGCGCAACAAATCATCCCATTTACCAGACTGAAGCATTTGTTTAAGCTCATCTCTTGTTTGGGCATGGTGACCAAATATTAATTCAGCGCCAGGTTCACAGTCAATAATATACCAGCATTCCGTCTTTCCATACTCATGATTCCCTTCATGTTCCTGCGCGTAAGTGTCATCAGGGTGGACTTGAACAGATAAATTTCGATTCGCATCTAATATTTTAGTAAGAAGAGGAAACACCTCAGAATGATAATGTCCAAATAGTTCAGGATGCTCTTCCCAAACTTTGTCTAAAGAATAGCCTTCATAAAGGCCATTTTCCACAACACTTTGACCATTTTTATGAGCTGATATCGCCCAGCATTCACCTGTTTGAGAGGATGGTATTTCATAATGAAATTCCTCTTTTAATTTTGTTCCTCCCCATATACGTTCCTTGAAGATCGGTTGTAAAAATAGTGGTTCTGTCATTTAATCTCCTCCAACTACAACATACACTAGTTCATCAGCTTTTTACCGCTATTCCTTCTAACTCGGTAAAGTTTGCTATTTATCATGATAACCCGTCAGGACGGTGATCTCAATCCTTAATTCAAGAAGTAGTCCTATACTTTTCACGTTAAGAAAGATAAAGTTTTAGCAATGAAGAAATTTGACGTAGCAAAAACTTTGAAAGAATGAAGTATAAGTCAAGACTATGCTTCTTTCTACGCCTTGCAAGCCTTGACAATCGACAAGTTTTTTATGATGAGTAAGTCAAAAACTCTAACCGATTTCCAAAAGGATCAAAAACATAAATGCGATCTGCGTTAGGAAGTTTATCATCCTCTTTGTACGAAACATTTTGCTTTTTTAAATGATCCTTAAATGCTTGCAAGTTGTCCATTTCAAAAGCAGGATGTGCTTTAGTCTCTCCTGTGAAGTCTTGTTTCACTCCAATATGTAATTGATGATTACCACATTGAAACCAAACTCCCCCATTCTTACGTAGTGCCTTTGGTTTTTCAATTAACTCCATACCTAACCTATCACAATAAAAGGTAGTTGCTTCTTTTTCACTATTTGGCGGTGCAGCTACTTGAACATGATCAATCCCTACATATTTAAACATAACCTCTCCCCTTTAAAAAAATAAGAGAAGCTGAAATATCAGCTTCTCTCCATTATATATCAATTATCCCAGTGATTCATTTCAAATGTGCATTATACCACTCTGTAGCTTTGTGAACCTCTTGCTCTGTCAATTGGTGCCCTTTATTTTCCCAGAACAATGTTACAGTAGAGCCAGCCTCAACGAGTAATTTATTTAATTCTTTCGTTTCCTCCGGAGCACAGATGGGATCATTGGTTCCTGCACCAATGAACACCGGTGTTCTACTCATGTCTGGTAGTGATAACCCTCTGATCGGTACCATTGGATGAAATAGAATTGCACCTTTTAGAACATTTTCATAATGGAACAATAAGCTACCAGCAATATTAGCTCCATTCGAATACCCTACTGCTAGAAGGTCAGAACGATTGAAACCATATTGTTCTGAAGCTTGTTCAAGAAACTCAAAAAGCTCTTTTGTACGAAATTTTAAATCTTCTTCATCAAATACTCCTTCACGAAGTCTTTTGAAGAAGCGAGGCATTCCATTTTCACTAACATTTCCTCGCACACTTAAAATGGATGCTTCTGGATCAATCATTTGGGCTAGTGGAATTAAATCTTGTTCTGTTCCCCCAGTACCATGTAATAGTAAAAGAACAGGACTATTTTTTGATCCTTGCTTAAAAATGTGTTCCATTATACATCACCTCTGTTTAGTTCTGGTAATAGATTTGAAATTTGTTCCCGTTTTGACTCAAGCCAAGAAGGAAGTTTTAAATCGTTTCCTAATTCATGAATTTCTTCATCAATCGTAAATCCAGGTTCGTCCGTAGCAATTTCAAATAAGATTCCACCGTATTCTGGGAAGTAAACCGATTTAAAATATTGACGGTCCATTACTGGTGTGACACGAATTCCTAGTTCATTTGTTAATTTTGTCTGCCAAAGTTCTTGATCAGATTCTTTTTCTGTACGATAAGCTATATGATGTACAGTTCCTGCACCACCACGGCCTTGAGGTAATACCTCTTTTTCAATCCATAGATACTCAGCTACGTCACCATTAGCTTTGTAATAGTCGAATAAATCATCTTCAGATTGTTTTTGATAACCTATACTCTCTACTACTGCACCCGTTTTATCCGGTTTCTCTGAATTTAATATAGCCCCATAAAATCCTTGAATTGCGAATTTCAGATCTATTGGTGATTGCTTCCAAAGTTGAGTGATGCTTTCATTTGACTCCACAAGCCCTAATGGAAGTCCCTCTGAATCTGCAAACCATATTCCGTATTTATTTTCTTCATATTCAATTCCGTATTCTCTAAATCGATTTATCCAAAAGACTTTTGAGCCTTTTGGAATACTAAATAAAATTCGACTAACTTGTCCGCTTCCAATAGTACCTGGAGCAGCTTGGGGTGCGGGGAAGAACGTTAAAATTGTACCAGGATTCCCTACTTCATCACCATAATATAAGTGATAAATACCAGGCTCATCAAAGTTTACTGTTTTCTTTACTAGTTTTAACCCTAGTTGTTGTTCATAAAAATCAAGGTTTTCTTGAGGATCTCTGACAATCGCTGTTATATGATGAATACCTCTTGTAGTTATATTCATGCTATGAGCCCCCTTT is a window encoding:
- a CDS encoding alpha/beta hydrolase, with protein sequence MEHIFKQGSKNSPVLLLLHGTGGTEQDLIPLAQMIDPEASILSVRGNVSENGMPRFFKRLREGVFDEEDLKFRTKELFEFLEQASEQYGFNRSDLLAVGYSNGANIAGSLLFHYENVLKGAILFHPMVPIRGLSLPDMSRTPVFIGAGTNDPICAPEETKELNKLLVEAGSTVTLFWENKGHQLTEQEVHKATEWYNAHLK
- the manA gene encoding mannose-6-phosphate isomerase, class I; this encodes MTEPLFLQPIFKERIWGGTKLKEEFHYEIPSSQTGECWAISAHKNGQSVVENGLYEGYSLDKVWEEHPELFGHYHSEVFPLLTKILDANRNLSVQVHPDDTYAQEHEGNHEYGKTECWYIIDCEPGAELIFGHHAQTRDELKQMLQSGKWDDLLRKVHINPGDFFYVPSGTIHAICEGTLVLETQQSSDTTYRVYDFDRIDGEGKARDLHIDQAIEVTNVPHEDNELTFMKEQRTGAVITTLVESEFFSVYKYVLDGAGSFKQDSYFQLFSVIDGEATMTVGGETYTIQKGNHFILTSQIEEFTLDGDASIIVSHP
- a CDS encoding VOC family protein; translation: MNITTRGIHHITAIVRDPQENLDFYEQQLGLKLVKKTVNFDEPGIYHLYYGDEVGNPGTILTFFPAPQAAPGTIGSGQVSRILFSIPKGSKVFWINRFREYGIEYEENKYGIWFADSEGLPLGLVESNESITQLWKQSPIDLKFAIQGFYGAILNSEKPDKTGAVVESIGYQKQSEDDLFDYYKANGDVAEYLWIEKEVLPQGRGGAGTVHHIAYRTEKESDQELWQTKLTNELGIRVTPVMDRQYFKSVYFPEYGGILFEIATDEPGFTIDEEIHELGNDLKLPSWLESKREQISNLLPELNRGDV
- a CDS encoding VOC family protein gives rise to the protein MFKYVGIDHVQVAAPPNSEKEATTFYCDRLGMELIEKPKALRKNGGVWFQCGNHQLHIGVKQDFTGETKAHPAFEMDNLQAFKDHLKKQNVSYKEDDKLPNADRIYVFDPFGNRLEFLTYSS